The genomic region CGCCACTTCCCTTGACGTGCCCTGGCCATGCGGCTTGCAATACTCCAACCTGTTTTCCGACCTGCCTGCACCTTCCTCTTAAAAGGCCGCTTAATCAACGTAAGACCATCAAAATCCACTGGTTGCCATTCCTGATTATGCACCCGAGCTTTCAGCCGCTGCTCACCAGGCGCCGAATACGTCATCACCACCCTCCCTTCATTACAAAGCTCACACACCCGATCCCACAAAAGCTCCCGAATCCGCGCAGACACCTGCCCCACATACACACCCGGGCTCACCTCTATCAACCACTTCGTCAAATCACCCCGCAGACCCTGCGGACAAGCAGTCAACACCAACGTCATCACAACTACACACCCGCACTCTCACCACTGGCCCCCCCCAAGCGCACCAGGCTCTACCGAACCTCGCCGACGCTTCTCGTCCGCATAGTTCTTTCCCGCCTCAACAGGTCCACCCGCCTGCCCAGACCACAAAACCAAACCACTCGCACTCAAATCAGGATCCTCCCCAGGTACAAGCAACTCCTTAATGTCAGCACTGATACGCTCAAGCAACCGGTGCTCAACAATCGCGTCACGCATCCGCCGACGCACCTCCCCCGTAACATCAGCAACCCCCTCAGACACAACCTCAAACGCAATCGGAATCGAAGTCTGCGCCTTATACAAATCCGCAACATCAAAAAGGAAAGCCCGATCAGTACCCGCATGCACAAACCCCAACGCGGGCGAACAACCCAACGCCGCAACCACAGCATGCACCACACCATACAAACACGCATTAGCAGCAGAAAGAGCCTGATTCACCGGATCCCCATAAGAAAAATCCTGCGAATCATAATCCCGCCTACTCCAAGAAACCCCAGTACGTTCCGAAACATCAGCGTAAACCCGTCGCATACGCGCACCCTCACGCCCACGCAACTGCTGCATCGTCAGCGTCGAAACATCCTCATTAGGAAACCGCCACTCATACATTCGCCGCGCAACCTTCACACGCTCCCGCGGTGTCGTACTCAACCGAGCCTGCACATCCAACAAACACGAACTCGCAGCTAAAGACCGACCCCCAGCGTAAAACCGCACCCCCTTCTCACCAACCCACACCACGGACACACCCGAATCCCCAAGCAACGCCATCGCCGCATAAGTCACCCGCGTCCCCGGACCCAACATCAAACACGCCACCATCGCCACCGGAATATGAACCGTCCCCTCCGCATCAGTAGCGGTAATCGCATTATCATCCCGATTAACCGTGCAACGCTCTAAATACACAAAAGACCAGCGGTCACTAACTTGACCAACCTCCTGACGCCGCGGAGGCGCCACTCCAAACATGCCCCGTCACCCCTCAAACAAACAAGAACCTAAAACAAGTGAAAACCCTAAAACCGTTCGCGTGCGCTTGGTGCCCGGACAACACCAACGAAGACCGGGCACCAAAACCTGCGCGCCAAAACTACGGAACTGGCTTCATCGTCATCAAACCACAGCCATAGCCCTTCGCCCTCCCAATCCCATTCAACAAGGCCGAACGCAACAAATCCGCATCAGTAACCTCCAGGACACCGTCAAACTGAGCCTTCCGGATAGAAAGCCGCTTAAAACGGCTCTTTCCGCTACTGTGTCGATCAGACTGCGGATTCTCAGCAGAAAGAGGCTTCGATTTGCGGTGGAACCTAGTGTCATCACACCGCGTGACCGTTACTAGCGGTGCTGGTAGCTCATCCGCGTCTCCTACGGTGAGACCATCCCCTAAGGCCGGGTCATCCCCTAAGGCCGGGTCATCCCCTAGGGCGTGAACCGGGAGAGTCGAATCAAACTCGCTGCGTTGCAGGCACCGGAACCCGTTCTTCTGTGCCCTGTCAACCAGCCACTTAATCTGGCCATTAACAGTCAGTGGGCGCACGGGCCCAGTTTTCCTCTCCCCATGGTTAGCAGGCTCGCGCTTAACCGGGTTAGCAGTAAGGCGGAACGCGTAACGCTCACCTTCAGTGATGCGGTCAAGGAACCGCTCGTAGTCCGCGCTTTTCCACTCCTGACCAGCCCATCCGGCCTGCTCCACAATATGCGTAAAATCCGGATCGATTGGGCTAACCACATATAACTTGTACGCCGGCCCATCATGATCCAAACGCCACAGCACGCGTGATGGCGCCGCTTCTAAAGCGCTCGGTGGGAAACTCGACATCACAGCCGCATGCATAGCCTGCGGGTTCGCAATCAGTTTCGCACCCCCACGCCTACGCGCGTTAATCTCAATCAGCGAAAACGTGCTCGTCACTGCGAATCCACCGCCTCAAAATAACCCCCATCGAAACGCAAACCAGCTTCAGGCTGGGTAGAAGCCACGGGCACGTGAACCGGTTCGCATTCCACCACTTCCCGCCACGCGTAGCGGCGTTCTTCCTGCGAGAAACTAACTGGCACGTCGCGGATCGCGTCCCCCCTCTCACCTTCGTGCGCGTCGCGGAAAATGGGAAGGGTGATCGCGCTCTTGCATAAATGCTGCGCATCGTTCTTCATCCGCCGCTGATACCACTGCGCCGCCTGCCACTGTAGAGAACGCAGCGACTCCTCAAGCGAAGAATCATGGACCCCCAACAAAATATCCGTACTCGCCGGGCAAGAACGCCGCCCTAAAAACAGGGGGAACACCGGGCGTTTCAAAGCCTCTGCAATCTGTGCAAGCGTGTCCCGAGGGCCTTCCAACCCAGCTACAAAACACGCGTCCTGCAGATAGTAACGGGTGATGATGCTGGTGTTTTTCTCACCGGCCCGCTGCGCCGTTTGGAAATCACGCAAGATAGTGCCCGGCTGGTCCACCCGCACACCGAACATCAGCGCACTCAAATCCGACATGTCCGCGGTGCGTTCACGTCCCAACGCAGCCGCACACAAACCAACCACCCCCGATTTTGTGGGCACATTATCCGTGTGGCGGACCATGTAGCGGCTAGCACTTCCCCAAGACTGCAGCGGACCTCGTAGTTTTAACAACAAGGTGCTCATACGGCTCACGCCTCACTCGAACCAAGATCCAAAGACGTAAGCGCCTCCCGCAACTGGCCCAACACTTCTGAACGCGACCCAACCTCACCCAGCGGCTCCAAAATCTCCGCCAGATCCGGCAGAGCAATCACCCAGCTCTTAACCGGTTTCGTATCGTATGTTGCTTCGATCGCTTGTGCTTCTTTCACCAGCCTCGTGGCCGCCTCAGTGCGAATCCCTTTACCAGTTTCCTCAATCGCCTCCTCGAACGCGTTCACGTACGAAATGGGGCGGTCCTCACGGATCGCAACCAGCACCGCGTCCGGCAACGTCCGGTTCGCAAACGTGTTCTGCTTACCCGTGGGCATAGAGCGAATAAAAGCCTCAATAAAAGCGGCAATCGCCGCACCGGTAACTTCCTTATCGTCCGTAAGGTTAGCGGCCAACTGATCTGCGTTAACTGTCGCGTACCGGTACAGGGTAGAAGACATCATCGGGAGGGTACCAATCATCCCAGCTCCCGTTTCTTCTTCCTGCACAGTGATGTCATCGACCGCGGTAAAGTAATCGAACTCCTGCTCCGCCGGGGCAACCCCCAACGCGTGCGCCACCTGCGAACTCGCATCGACATTAAAATCGGGTGCGTCCGCCACCATGCGGCCAAACAGGGCGATGTCGATCGACTGGTTGGTGTCGAATAGTTCAGACACTACTTTTTTCTTCGGTTTCTCTTCCGGATTCGCCACAATCCAGTCTGCGATCTGCTCTATTTGGCGCGAAGACAAGAATACGAGGTACTCGCTTTCTTCAATCGCATTGCCAGCGCGATCAACAGTTTTAGTTTTCATCCCAGCAGCCGTGAACACTTTCTTCACGGCTTCCAGGGCGTCGTCAATAGACCATTCGTCACCGCTTTTATCAACCACTTTCTTTGCGATTATTTGGGGAAGCCGCCGCGACCGCGTCCCAATCTTGATCGCATCAAAGTTCTCGTTGAAGTCCTTGCGAATAGCCCTCTTCCACGCTTGGGAAGAAACCCGGTGGCGGGTGGTGCCACCGAACATTGCGGTTTTCGGCGCGCCTGTGTCGTCCCGGTTAATGTTCGAAGGTGGAACCGTCTGCAGTGCGTGTACATCAACGTAGGTGGTCATTTTGTCTCCTCAGGATTTGTTGTTTCTTTACTATCTTTTCCGTATTTGCTAACTGAATATCCGAATGAAAAATCGCGTCCCCACCGCAACAACACGCCTTTACGATGCTGTGCGGACTCCAAAGCTCTAAGGTCGCTTGCCAGAGCACCGTAGTTGAACGGGATTTCTTCCGCTCGCAATAAGCTGATTAGGTTTCGAATGTAGTAGTCGCGTGCTTTGCGAGTTTTAGCTGTTAGTAGGGAATCGAACCTGCCTTTGGTGGACACGCTGTCGCGTCTGTGCGCCAGTACCCCCGCTGCCTGCGCAAACGTTTGGTTCCGTGTGTGCATGTTTTTTTCCCGCCCCTGCTGGTGCAGTGCGTAGAACACGAGTGCGGTGTAAATCGCGTTCTCTGACTGTGAGGGCCGCTCGCGTTTACCTAAATACTTCGGTTCTATTTCGGGAACCACCAGTTCCATCACTTGCATCCACGCAACCAGATCGTCTTCCGGATCTTTCCCAGCCCCGCGGCGCAGGGTCGCTAACGCGGCTTTGCTCGCTGATTCTGCGCGCGTGTCACTTGCTGAAATGCCGGCGTAGAGCCGCTCCACCGCACTCACAACGGTTGCGTACAGCCCTTTGTCTGCGCGCGGATTCTGTTGGGTTTCGTCCACGTCCATCATTTCCTCCTTCCACTAGGGTGGTTGATCTTGTTAAGTGTCATATTTCTTTCCTTTACGTTGAGGACCTTGCTGAGCCGGTACTCTAACCAGCTGTATGCAAGGGAAGAGGAGTAGAGCACTCCGTCGTCTTGCTCGCCTTTTGGTTTCATAACGCCGATTGCTGCTTGAGGGCCGGCGGCGTATGCCATGTCTTGGGCAAAGAGGCAGAACTGCTGGTATAGGCTCTGTGCCCACTGGCCCCAAGCCTGGTCAATGTTGGTGGTGTTGCTGATGCTGCCAAGCCAGTTCTTAAAATCAGGCTCCGCATCGTAGAGCACTCTCTCGGTGAGCGAGGGGTCAAACTGGTAATCGTCACCTAACGCTTGTTTTAGCCGCCCACCGAACTGACCGACTGCTATAGCTGCATCTTGCGCCGCCTGCGCGGCTTCCAGCAGGTGGAAGATGATGTCGGCATTGTTGGACATGAGTAGCTGCAGTTTCATCTCCAGCTCCGCGTGGATGGTGTTTTCTATAACTGCAGATTGGGTGCCGTAAACCACGCCAACCAGTTCCACCCCAATGTTTTGTTCCAGGTGCTCGCCTCTTTCTTGAATCGAGCGTAACCAGTTTATTGTTTGCGGAATCTGGTTTGCTTGTTCTGGCTTTGGCTGCTTATTACTGAACACGAGCAGCGGGTCTAAACTGCGCCACACGGTTCGTTCTTCCGCATGCGTGCGCGGGTAATACACGTCGTTGTTTTTCTTCGACTTGTTTTTTGACCACCGGTAAGCCGTCATGGGGTCGTTGAATTCGTTCGCGGTTTCGACGCGGTCTCCGTTTGTAACCAGCACGCGCACAACCTCATTATTTTCAACTACTAGACGGACGCGCCGCACTTGCCACGTGAGGATGTCCACCGGCCCCAGTGGTCTTTGCACGTCTCGGGGTGCGGATGTGTCTGGCGTGCGTTCCCACGGGGGCAGGTCTAGTTCGCGTTTGTCATCTGCCATGAGGTTTACCGGGAGGTTCAAGATGAAGGTTTGCGCGAGGCATCGCCCGTGCAATACCACTCCACCGGTGGTTCCGGTCCACCCTGTGCCGATGGGGTACCCCTTGCCACCTTTAACCCGCGGGTCTCCGACGGCACCGGGTTTAATCCCAGAGTAGTCGTAGGCTTGTAACGCGATGAGCCACCTGGCTGCCTCAGGTAAAGAAAGCGCTTCACGTTTTTGCCCGTCCCGCATGGTGAACTGGTCTTTTTCCGCTTTAGGGATGATGCGGGCAATACCGAGGGTTTTACCACTGGTGGTTTGCAGATCGTTCACCTGCATGAACGGTTTGGGGGAGTGGATGAGCTCGAACCGCTCGTGCCATCTGTCTAGGTAATCGTTGATTGGACTGCTGTTGAGCCACTGGGGGTCTTCGAGGTTGTCGAACCACCATCCGGTGTATTCGTCGCGGTCGGAAAGCACTTGCGTAAAATCTGGGTCGGTTAGGTGCGCGCGCCAGATTATTGCGAGTAGGACGCGTAGTACCGCGTAATTCTGGGTGGGGCTGTCACCTTGAATCCGTGTGATCTGTCCACTGTTCGCGAATGTGTCGCGTAGTGACAGTATTTTGTTTGTGCCGTCGCGCATTCGAACCGGTATCCATGGTTCGTCTACGAGGTTAAATGAGTTTTCCATTTAACACCTCACTTCCTTGTGTTGTCTGCTTCTCTTTTACGGTTTGTTTCCGCGATGATTTTTCTACTGCCTCTGACTTATCTACTGGTTCTCGGTTTCGTCCTCGTCGTTTGCTTGTTGCCAGGTGATTCCAAGTGTTGTGCACTCGTCTTCGCTCATTTTGGTGATGTCCACCAGCCCGAGTTCTTTTTGGTAGATCAGGTTGTGGCCGTTCAGGGTTGCTTGCCCGCGTTCGTCTAGGTTGAGTTGTAGCTGCCCGCGCAGAAGTGGGGACGCGGCCCAGGCTTTGTCTGTTGTTTCCTCTAGTTCAGTTACGGTTTTGTCGAATGCTTGAGGGTATTTGGTCATCGATAGTGGCAGGCGCACGCTTGAGGTGGCGATGTCGAAGGCGGTGTTTTGGCTGATGGGGCTGCCTTCGGCGAGTTTCGTATCTGTGTACCCTGGGCCCACCCACGGCAGGGGTGAGTAGTAGCCGGAGCCTCTGTCGACTGTTAGTAGCACTTCGATGCTTGGGTCTGTGTCACGAACTTGTGCTAAACCTCTTTCTTCCCCACCCACTTCTTGGGCGGCGTCACTTCGCTGGCGGTCCCACAGCTCCACGAAGTCGTGGTTGTGGTTGGTGGGGGCGGCAAACAGGAACGTGTCCGCTTTGGCCTGTGCTTCGACGCGTTCTTGGTTCCGCTCATGTACCGCAGTTTCGTACGCTGCTTGCCATTTTGGCTGCACTTCGCTGGCGTGGGAGTACACGGATTCAACCAGCTGCGGGATCATCGCGGGGATTTCTAGTGGTTGGCCGTGCAGGAATGGTTGGATTTTGTCCCACGTAGCCATGAGTGTGGCTTGGTCGTAAACCAAATCAAAATACTTGGCGAATACAGGCTGTGAGCTGGTGGCGCCGGGGTCGGTGACGCCGCGGATAATTACTTGTGGTTGTTGCGCCCAGGCGGGCCGTTCGCTGGCGTGACGCTGGTGGCGGTGGAGCCGGCCGATACGTTGTATTAGCAAGTCGATTGGCGCTAGGTCAGTGATGATGCAGTCGAAGTCCACGTCCATGGATTGCTCTACGATCTGTGTGGAAACTACGATGCGTCGCCACGGTCGTTTCCCGTTTTCGCATGCGTGTTCGCCACTGCGTCCTTTTGCGTCCGCACCTATTTCTGAGGTTAGCTGCGTCTCTGCCTCTACCCGGTCCGCGGAGGTGAAGCGACTGTGGATTAGGAACGCGTCGGCTCCAACGAGGTTTTTCAGTTGCGCGTACGCGTATTGCGCGCGGGCAACGGTGTTGCAGATAACTAGGGTGCACCCACC from Gleimia hominis harbors:
- the cas2e gene encoding type I-E CRISPR-associated endoribonuclease Cas2e, giving the protein MTLVLTACPQGLRGDLTKWLIEVSPGVYVGQVSARIRELLWDRVCELCNEGRVVMTYSAPGEQRLKARVHNQEWQPVDFDGLTLIKRPFKRKVQAGRKTGWSIASRMARARQGKWRDAYTTVEKN
- the cas1e gene encoding type I-E CRISPR-associated endonuclease Cas1e; translated protein: MFGVAPPRRQEVGQVSDRWSFVYLERCTVNRDDNAITATDAEGTVHIPVAMVACLMLGPGTRVTYAAMALLGDSGVSVVWVGEKGVRFYAGGRSLAASSCLLDVQARLSTTPRERVKVARRMYEWRFPNEDVSTLTMQQLRGREGARMRRVYADVSERTGVSWSRRDYDSQDFSYGDPVNQALSAANACLYGVVHAVVAALGCSPALGFVHAGTDRAFLFDVADLYKAQTSIPIAFEVVSEGVADVTGEVRRRMRDAIVEHRLLERISADIKELLVPGEDPDLSASGLVLWSGQAGGPVEAGKNYADEKRRRGSVEPGALGGGQW
- the cas6e gene encoding type I-E CRISPR-associated protein Cas6/Cse3/CasE, giving the protein MTSTFSLIEINARRRGGAKLIANPQAMHAAVMSSFPPSALEAAPSRVLWRLDHDGPAYKLYVVSPIDPDFTHIVEQAGWAGQEWKSADYERFLDRITEGERYAFRLTANPVKREPANHGERKTGPVRPLTVNGQIKWLVDRAQKNGFRCLQRSEFDSTLPVHALGDDPALGDDPALGDGLTVGDADELPAPLVTVTRCDDTRFHRKSKPLSAENPQSDRHSSGKSRFKRLSIRKAQFDGVLEVTDADLLRSALLNGIGRAKGYGCGLMTMKPVP
- the cas5e gene encoding type I-E CRISPR-associated protein Cas5/CasD, with the translated sequence MSTLLLKLRGPLQSWGSASRYMVRHTDNVPTKSGVVGLCAAALGRERTADMSDLSALMFGVRVDQPGTILRDFQTAQRAGEKNTSIITRYYLQDACFVAGLEGPRDTLAQIAEALKRPVFPLFLGRRSCPASTDILLGVHDSSLEESLRSLQWQAAQWYQRRMKNDAQHLCKSAITLPIFRDAHEGERGDAIRDVPVSFSQEERRYAWREVVECEPVHVPVASTQPEAGLRFDGGYFEAVDSQ
- the cas7e gene encoding type I-E CRISPR-associated protein Cas7/Cse4/CasC codes for the protein MTTYVDVHALQTVPPSNINRDDTGAPKTAMFGGTTRHRVSSQAWKRAIRKDFNENFDAIKIGTRSRRLPQIIAKKVVDKSGDEWSIDDALEAVKKVFTAAGMKTKTVDRAGNAIEESEYLVFLSSRQIEQIADWIVANPEEKPKKKVVSELFDTNQSIDIALFGRMVADAPDFNVDASSQVAHALGVAPAEQEFDYFTAVDDITVQEEETGAGMIGTLPMMSSTLYRYATVNADQLAANLTDDKEVTGAAIAAFIEAFIRSMPTGKQNTFANRTLPDAVLVAIREDRPISYVNAFEEAIEETGKGIRTEAATRLVKEAQAIEATYDTKPVKSWVIALPDLAEILEPLGEVGSRSEVLGQLREALTSLDLGSSEA
- the casB gene encoding type I-E CRISPR-associated protein Cse2/CasB, translating into MMDVDETQQNPRADKGLYATVVSAVERLYAGISASDTRAESASKAALATLRRGAGKDPEDDLVAWMQVMELVVPEIEPKYLGKRERPSQSENAIYTALVFYALHQQGREKNMHTRNQTFAQAAGVLAHRRDSVSTKGRFDSLLTAKTRKARDYYIRNLISLLRAEEIPFNYGALASDLRALESAQHRKGVLLRWGRDFSFGYSVSKYGKDSKETTNPEETK
- the casA gene encoding type I-E CRISPR-associated protein Cse1/CasA, producing MENSFNLVDEPWIPVRMRDGTNKILSLRDTFANSGQITRIQGDSPTQNYAVLRVLLAIIWRAHLTDPDFTQVLSDRDEYTGWWFDNLEDPQWLNSSPINDYLDRWHERFELIHSPKPFMQVNDLQTTSGKTLGIARIIPKAEKDQFTMRDGQKREALSLPEAARWLIALQAYDYSGIKPGAVGDPRVKGGKGYPIGTGWTGTTGGVVLHGRCLAQTFILNLPVNLMADDKRELDLPPWERTPDTSAPRDVQRPLGPVDILTWQVRRVRLVVENNEVVRVLVTNGDRVETANEFNDPMTAYRWSKNKSKKNNDVYYPRTHAEERTVWRSLDPLLVFSNKQPKPEQANQIPQTINWLRSIQERGEHLEQNIGVELVGVVYGTQSAVIENTIHAELEMKLQLLMSNNADIIFHLLEAAQAAQDAAIAVGQFGGRLKQALGDDYQFDPSLTERVLYDAEPDFKNWLGSISNTTNIDQAWGQWAQSLYQQFCLFAQDMAYAAGPQAAIGVMKPKGEQDDGVLYSSSLAYSWLEYRLSKVLNVKERNMTLNKINHPSGRRK
- the cas3 gene encoding CRISPR-associated helicase Cas3', with product MAQRTEKGILASISVMTIDQVLMLALQSKHAMLRHLGFAGKVVVIDEAHAYDAYMNVYLHRALEWLAAYGVPVIVLSATLPSETRASLLEAYSGREHAPQESEETKTQPSAYPLITVTGKDSETRSRGVQPSGRKQSVALHAIDDSWQALQDALADTIESGGCTLVICNTVARAQYAYAQLKNLVGADAFLIHSRFTSADRVEAETQLTSEIGADAKGRSGEHACENGKRPWRRIVVSTQIVEQSMDVDFDCIITDLAPIDLLIQRIGRLHRHQRHASERPAWAQQPQVIIRGVTDPGATSSQPVFAKYFDLVYDQATLMATWDKIQPFLHGQPLEIPAMIPQLVESVYSHASEVQPKWQAAYETAVHERNQERVEAQAKADTFLFAAPTNHNHDFVELWDRQRSDAAQEVGGEERGLAQVRDTDPSIEVLLTVDRGSGYYSPLPWVGPGYTDTKLAEGSPISQNTAFDIATSSVRLPLSMTKYPQAFDKTVTELEETTDKAWAASPLLRGQLQLNLDERGQATLNGHNLIYQKELGLVDITKMSEDECTTLGITWQQANDEDETENQ